The DNA region AGCACCCACTTCTTCCGCTCCCCGCAGGAACAGATCAGGTGCAGGTTTGCCATGCGGAACGGAATCCGGATGTACCACATAGCTGAACAACGAGTCCAACTCCAGCGCCTTCAGAATTTGAGGCGCATTTTTGCTGGCCGAGGCGATGACCGCAGGAATGCCGGAGGCTTGCAGCTCAAGCAGCAACTCCCGAATTCCGGGATAGGTGTGCTCCGGTGTCAGTGAATCCAGCAACGAGACGTAATGTTCGTTTTTACGCTGTGCGAATTCTTCCTTTTCCTCGGCCGAAAAGGCATCTTCCTTGCCTCCCAGACGTAAAATGCGAGCCAAAGACTCTCCGCGGCTAATGCCCTTTAACTGCTCGTTGAATTCCCGATCAAACGGAATATCCAGCGATTCCCCCAGCTTCTTCCATGCAACATAATGGTACTCCGCTGTGTCAGTAATGACACCATCCAAATCAAAAATAACGGCTTGAAGTGCTCCGTTTCCTTTCATTTACCCGTTCCTCCCCATGTCATTGCTCTAGTTGAGTTCAACTAAAAGATATTTACACTGGTCACTCCGATGACAGAACAACCTTCCGATCGCTGTTATCCCCAGATTTTTTTTGATATCCTTTTCAGAAGGGAAAATCCGGGAATAAAGGCGAACACTGCGTTTCTTCAGGTTATTTCTACCCTCTCCGTTATCGTGTAAATGTTTAGTTGAACATTATAGCTGCCATTCAATTCGTTTCTCGTTGCTTTCCCGTCTCTCGCCCTTCCAGTCCAGAACAATCGTCCAGCCCGATTCGTTGGAAATGCTCGCATATCGAATGCCCTCACGGGATTCAACATGAATATCGAACGTTGCATTGCCTACCATCAGATGCTCCAGACTACACTTCTTGTCAGCCCACGCCTGTGGCAATACAGGTGATATCGTCACCTGGCGCTTGTGTGCTTCCGGTTGAACGCCAAAGAAATGTCGTACCACAGGTACAGCCAGTGCATAGATCGTCCATGCCTGTACTACACAGCCGTAGTCCGGGGACATCTCCGAGAATGAACCCGGCAGTACACGTGAGAAGCTTTTCCCCATCCGGCGCAGCAAATCGAGTGCGTGATCTGGATGCCCGTACGCCGCTTCGGCAACCGCATGTGCTCCCGTAGAGATCGTCATCGTTCCCTGTTGATACATGGCAGCAAGAAACGTACCGTATTCACCAATGAAGTCGCGGTTTCGCATTGCTTCCAGCGCACGCTGTGCCTTGTCCTGATCGGCAATTCCTGCTTCCATCGGAGTGACAATGACCCAGTTTTTGTTTAGCAGCCAACCGCGGTCTGTCAGATTCTCACCTGCATCGGCCAGCAATCCTTCCACGTACTCCCGGTAGTCTGTGATCCCTTGCTTTTCAGCGAGAGAAACCATGTAATCCACTTTGGGCACAATATCGGAAACAGGTGCAACGGCATCCGCATAGAGGCTGTCTTTTTCTGACCAATACACATCATTCACCGCTTGTACCGCTTGCTCAGCCAGCTTTTGATATGTCTGGTGACGCTCTGTTTCACCCAAATAGAGACTCATGTGCTCCAGCGCCTGAAGTGCCTTGGCTGTGTATACAGCACTATCAATCAGCTCCATATTCAATCCGGCAATCTCGATAATGCCGTAACCAGATGGGAACAGGTCTCCGTCCGGGTCCATCTCACCCAGCAGCCAATCGATGCCTTGAACACAGTAGTCATAATGCTCGCGCAGAAGTGCATCGTCTCCGGTCCACAGGAACATTTCCCACACAAAGGCGATATAGTGTGCCGTCTCCTGCGTATTGCCGCGATTAGACACGGCTCCTATCGTGGTCACTTCATGCACAAAACGTCCATTGCCGTTCGCCTCTTTGGATTTCTCCAGCAACAAATTCAGCGTATCTCGCACCAGTTGATGATCTCCCGTAGCAAGAACACCCTGAAGTGCATACGTACTGTCACAGCCGAACCACCATGGATACGTAGGCCCACCTGCTGTCAAACCACGACCGATTCCATCTACTTGCTGCACCAGCCACTGATTATTGCGCTTCACCCAAGCGAATTGCTCGTTCAGCTCATCTTCGCCTTCAATGGTAAGCACCGAACGCTGATCCAGCTTGTCATAGAACTGCTGCTTCTGCTCTTTCAAACGAAGGTGATCACGTTCGATGACTGCATAAGTCTGCTCACAAGCTTCACGGGACGACTCCGAACCGGCAACAAATAACCGGAAGCGGAACACATCCTTCTCCTCCAGCGTGCAATCTGTTACAAAAGAAATCCCTGTGCCCTTGCCTGCCGTCAGTTCCGGTCCGTAAATCTCAGGCCCAACCGTCATTTCCGTTCCAGGCAGGTCACTTCCAATCATGGCATACCAGTCTTGGGCATCATCTTTGACGATGACCTTGCGCGAAGACATAGCTTCTGCCGTTTCACCTACGCCCGGGATAATTCCAATCTCATCGGAATACCACACCGGACGGAGATCGGTACGTGACAGCAGCTCCAGCTTGAGCCGGGTTGTTCCTTTCCCGTAAGCGCTGATTTCGTATTCTACGATCATGCCCTTCTCATAATCGGGGGCAAACTGGCTGCGTTTGATGGATACCGGAATGTGGCTCAACCCATGATCATAATCGAACCGACTTCCTCCCCAAGACTCACTGGTGAATTCGTCTGCCCTTGCCCATACGGCAATGTTGCGATCCAGATCGGTTACCTTCAGCCAAAAACCGTCCAGCAGCTTGATTGGATGCAGCCATACTCCGCCCATTTCGTTAGCCATATGATGTCCGAAATCGGGAAAGTATCCGTCCTGGGTACCGCAAATTTTTACATATTCACCTGCGTTATAATACAAATTAAATGGATGTCTGCTTGTTAATGTGGCCATGGATGTCCTCCTCTGCGGTTTGGCTCAACGCTCAATCTCTTCTGTTAATATGGACCCTAGACCCTTAGCCCTTGATTGCAGAAGAGATGGAAATGCCTTCAATAAAGTATTTTTGTGCAACAAAGAATACAATGAGTGGTGGAAGCATAATCAGCATTGTTGCAGCCATTAACATGTTCCATTCCACGTTATACAACCCTTTGAACATGGACAACCCGAGAGCCAGCGTATACTTTTCACTGGAGTTCAAATAAATGAGCGGTCCCTGGAAGTCATTCCATACGCCCATAAAGGTAAAGATAGAAACAGCAATCAGCGGCGGCATGGACAGCGGCAGCATGATTCTCATGAAAATCTGCATTTTGTTTGCTCCGTCGACGAAAGCGGACTCATCGAGATCACGCGGTATACCCCGCATGAACTGACGAATCAGGAAGATGTTAAACGCTCCACCCCCGAAAAATGCAGGGATAATGAGTGGTAAAAATGTATCAACCCAGCCGATTTCCTTGAACATGATGAACATCGGGATCATCGTTACCTGTGAAGGCAGCATCATCGTCGCCAGCAGAACCAGGAACAGTGTGCGTTTGCCGCGGAAGTTAAACCGGGCGAAACCATACGCACATAGGGCAGACGAGAATACGGTACCGACTAATACCGGAATCAGAATAATCAGCGTATTTTTCAAAAATGTAAAAAACGGGATGGCCAGAACGGCATTTTTATAGTTGGACCACATCCATACAGCCGGGAAAAAATCATCTTTGAACACCTCGGCAGGTGTTTTAAGAGACGTTGCAAACGTCCATAACAGCGGGATCAGCACGACGGCCGCACCAGCAATAAGAATGAGCATAGAAAATAGTTTCGAGTATACCGGTTTCCGTGTCGTTGCTTGATTCATCATTTGTCCTCCTCTCAATCCTTTTCGTTATCGCCCTGGTAATAGACCCACATCGAAGAACTGCGGATGACCAGCAACGTAAACGCCAGAATGATGATGAACAATACCCAGGAGAGTGCCGAAGCATAACCCATTTCAAAATCGGTAAAAGCTTTATTGTACAGATACAAATTATAGAACAGGGTCGAATTAAGCGGTCCCCCGTTGGTCATGACAAACGCTTGTGTAAAATACTGGAATCCGCCGATGATACCCATAATCACGTTGAAGAACACTGTCGGGGAAATCATAGGCAATGTGATGTTGAAAAACCGTTGAAACGGTCCCGCGCCATCCAGATTGGCAGCTTCATACAGCTCTTCGGGAACACCCTGCAAGCCAGACAAATAAATGATGATTGTGTTTCCGACGCCCCACAAGCCCATGACAATCAGTGCACCCAGCGCATAGCTCGGGTCTTGAAGCCAGGCTGGCCCCTGCACGCCGAA from Paenibacillus sp. JNUCC-31 includes:
- the pgmB gene encoding beta-phosphoglucomutase, translating into MKGNGALQAVIFDLDGVITDTAEYHYVAWKKLGESLDIPFDREFNEQLKGISRGESLARILRLGGKEDAFSAEEKEEFAQRKNEHYVSLLDSLTPEHTYPGIRELLLELQASGIPAVIASASKNAPQILKALELDSLFSYVVHPDSVPHGKPAPDLFLRGAEEVGADVKACIGIEDAQAGIEAIKSAGMVAVGIGEEAVLKGSGADVVLKDTKQLTLSFLESTLRENLLKESY
- a CDS encoding alpha-L-rhamnosidase-related protein, with translation MATLTSRHPFNLYYNAGEYVKICGTQDGYFPDFGHHMANEMGGVWLHPIKLLDGFWLKVTDLDRNIAVWARADEFTSESWGGSRFDYDHGLSHIPVSIKRSQFAPDYEKGMIVEYEISAYGKGTTRLKLELLSRTDLRPVWYSDEIGIIPGVGETAEAMSSRKVIVKDDAQDWYAMIGSDLPGTEMTVGPEIYGPELTAGKGTGISFVTDCTLEEKDVFRFRLFVAGSESSREACEQTYAVIERDHLRLKEQKQQFYDKLDQRSVLTIEGEDELNEQFAWVKRNNQWLVQQVDGIGRGLTAGGPTYPWWFGCDSTYALQGVLATGDHQLVRDTLNLLLEKSKEANGNGRFVHEVTTIGAVSNRGNTQETAHYIAFVWEMFLWTGDDALLREHYDYCVQGIDWLLGEMDPDGDLFPSGYGIIEIAGLNMELIDSAVYTAKALQALEHMSLYLGETERHQTYQKLAEQAVQAVNDVYWSEKDSLYADAVAPVSDIVPKVDYMVSLAEKQGITDYREYVEGLLADAGENLTDRGWLLNKNWVIVTPMEAGIADQDKAQRALEAMRNRDFIGEYGTFLAAMYQQGTMTISTGAHAVAEAAYGHPDHALDLLRRMGKSFSRVLPGSFSEMSPDYGCVVQAWTIYALAVPVVRHFFGVQPEAHKRQVTISPVLPQAWADKKCSLEHLMVGNATFDIHVESREGIRYASISNESGWTIVLDWKGERRESNEKRIEWQL
- a CDS encoding carbohydrate ABC transporter permease, with amino-acid sequence MNQATTRKPVYSKLFSMLILIAGAAVVLIPLLWTFATSLKTPAEVFKDDFFPAVWMWSNYKNAVLAIPFFTFLKNTLIILIPVLVGTVFSSALCAYGFARFNFRGKRTLFLVLLATMMLPSQVTMIPMFIMFKEIGWVDTFLPLIIPAFFGGGAFNIFLIRQFMRGIPRDLDESAFVDGANKMQIFMRIMLPLSMPPLIAVSIFTFMGVWNDFQGPLIYLNSSEKYTLALGLSMFKGLYNVEWNMLMAATMLIMLPPLIVFFVAQKYFIEGISISSAIKG
- a CDS encoding carbohydrate ABC transporter permease, translated to MRNSKSERAGYWFILPWLIGLLLFTIGPMLFSLLLAFSKWDIITGVKSIEWVGLDNFKTMFHDELFYQSLKVTFIFALVSVPLYQVASLLIALLLNMRNKGMKFFRLIYFMPSIIPAVAASMMWIMIFNPEYGILNRALALFGVQGPAWLQDPSYALGALIVMGLWGVGNTIIIYLSGLQGVPEELYEAANLDGAGPFQRFFNITLPMISPTVFFNVIMGIIGGFQYFTQAFVMTNGGPLNSTLFYNLYLYNKAFTDFEMGYASALSWVLFIIILAFTLLVIRSSSMWVYYQGDNEKD